From a region of the Desulfovibrio oxyclinae DSM 11498 genome:
- the glgP gene encoding alpha-glucan family phosphorylase, whose product MENSWLFEISWEVCNKVGGIHTVLNSKAGHASRLFEQRYAVIGPKLARNPGFEPGEPPDDLRPALKRLADRSIHVETGRWDAPGKPYALLVDFLQAVPDHDKLLFQLWNDFGVDSMTGGWDYVEPVIFSTAAAMIIKEFADDAADVSDVYAHFHEWMSGAGVLHLRKHAPAVCTLLTTHATMLGRAMSGSGNDIYANLDEIEPTQEAKVFGVAAKHSMESVSAREADCFTTVSNITRREAATLLGTDPNVVTVNGFNLDDFGAPEEVMTRKQRSRERLVEFTSHFLERDLDPEKTLFLATSGRYEFHNKGIDMLIESLGELNGRLQGQDVEVVTFILVSCGYAGFSDEARMRIKKGHYGMEKYAGIATHHIGSPEQDPIVNACRNAGLDNETDDRCSAIFIPVYLDGHDGVLDMEYYDALAGMDLTVFPSFYEPWGYTPMESASFAVPTVTSNRAGFGQWVLEKHPDGHPGVMVLDRLNQDYAGAKNQLTDFLDRFTHWDAKEHEQRCDAARELAEETTWDNFYPLYEEAYTCSAASRTERVAGVQRLAAAPSELISFSGVNTTQPRLRSFSVVTELPEALTRLRELADNLWWVWNKDAQALFRDIDPEHWDACESNPVRFLDTMDRDRLNGLTSDDAFMGRFHDIIARFDAYMAQKGDADVEGITWDNPVAYFSMEFGLHESIPVYSGGLGLLAGDHIKSASDLNLPFVGVSLLYKNGYFHQRINGYGDQVVEYRENEFAGMPVTPLHNVDDERILVTVDLPGRQVFAQIWEVRVGRASLYLLDTDVMENSRPDRDIAARLYEPSSKGRIEQEIILGIGGVRLLNALEIEPSIFHLNEGHSAFMLLERIRQLMVMEGMEFSEAKEAVRGATVFTMHTPVPAGNERFEKSLVENYFRNYAAGMGVPWDSLWNLGHMYAEESDHLNMTVLALRLSCRRNGVSRLHGEVSRKMWMDLWRGFLLGEVPIGHVTNGVHMPSWVDEDMRGAIERNCHVGLHDALRQHQDWNCLDAVEDRELWDIHCRLKERLYNKIRSSISNQWEREGEAPNRLRHFLRELNPGHLTICFARRFTAYKRPTLILHNMQTIKSILCNPDRPVNLIFAGKAHPADTVGASFINLIVRLAKQDDFMGRLIFLEGYDIRLARLLVSGSDLWLNTPTRLMEASGTSGMKAAANGVPNCSVLDGWWDEAYNGSNGWAVGQGIVYDTQVNQDIVDADHLYSVLEHEVVPEFYDRDEHGVPHAWVSRMRAAMKTSLGQYGTHRMVEDYIEELYKPALELSSRRSRDGYSLAREVGGWRKRIPGRFATASIKEVRVTGISGDIIRYGEPLHVTAQVDKGQLHDEELLAELVVADDSGSKPLDVAPMTIKHSEGNTLTFTAEYSPTTVGPVRYGVRILPVHPGLGSKYETRLIRWS is encoded by the coding sequence ATGGAAAACAGCTGGCTCTTCGAGATATCCTGGGAAGTTTGCAACAAGGTCGGCGGCATCCACACCGTCCTCAACAGCAAGGCGGGACACGCCTCGCGTCTTTTTGAGCAACGGTACGCCGTCATCGGCCCGAAACTGGCCCGCAACCCCGGATTCGAACCGGGGGAGCCGCCGGATGACCTGCGCCCTGCGCTCAAACGGCTTGCCGATCGCTCCATCCACGTGGAAACCGGACGCTGGGACGCGCCCGGCAAACCCTACGCTCTGCTCGTGGACTTTCTGCAGGCCGTCCCCGACCACGACAAGCTGCTCTTCCAGCTCTGGAACGACTTCGGCGTGGATTCCATGACCGGCGGCTGGGATTACGTGGAGCCGGTAATCTTCAGCACTGCGGCGGCCATGATCATCAAGGAATTTGCGGATGACGCGGCAGACGTCTCCGACGTCTACGCCCATTTCCACGAATGGATGTCCGGAGCCGGAGTGCTGCACCTGCGCAAACACGCTCCGGCGGTCTGCACTCTGCTGACCACCCACGCCACCATGCTTGGACGGGCCATGTCGGGCTCGGGAAACGACATCTACGCCAATCTGGACGAGATCGAACCCACGCAGGAGGCCAAGGTCTTCGGCGTGGCGGCCAAGCACTCCATGGAATCGGTCTCGGCACGGGAGGCGGACTGCTTCACCACGGTCAGCAACATCACGCGGCGCGAGGCAGCGACCCTGCTGGGCACCGATCCGAACGTGGTCACGGTCAACGGCTTCAACCTCGACGACTTCGGCGCGCCCGAAGAAGTCATGACAAGAAAGCAGCGCTCGCGGGAACGGTTGGTGGAGTTTACCTCGCATTTCCTCGAAAGGGACCTTGATCCGGAAAAAACACTCTTTCTGGCCACCAGCGGACGATACGAATTCCACAACAAGGGCATCGACATGCTCATCGAGAGTCTCGGGGAACTCAACGGCAGACTTCAGGGGCAGGACGTGGAGGTGGTCACGTTCATCCTCGTGAGTTGCGGCTACGCCGGATTCAGCGACGAGGCGCGCATGCGCATCAAGAAGGGCCACTACGGCATGGAAAAATACGCGGGCATCGCCACGCACCATATCGGAAGCCCGGAACAGGATCCCATCGTCAATGCCTGCCGCAACGCGGGCCTCGACAACGAAACGGATGACCGGTGCAGTGCCATCTTCATCCCCGTCTATCTTGACGGGCACGACGGCGTGCTCGACATGGAATACTATGACGCGCTCGCCGGAATGGACCTGACGGTCTTCCCGTCCTTCTATGAGCCGTGGGGCTATACCCCCATGGAAAGTGCCAGCTTCGCCGTGCCCACCGTCACCTCGAACCGCGCAGGATTCGGGCAGTGGGTGCTGGAAAAGCATCCCGACGGACACCCGGGCGTAATGGTGCTGGATCGGCTGAATCAGGATTACGCGGGGGCGAAGAACCAGCTTACCGATTTTCTGGATCGCTTCACCCACTGGGATGCCAAGGAGCACGAACAACGCTGTGACGCCGCACGCGAGCTTGCCGAAGAAACCACATGGGACAACTTCTACCCCCTGTACGAAGAAGCCTACACTTGCTCTGCGGCCTCACGGACGGAGCGGGTGGCCGGAGTGCAACGGCTGGCTGCGGCGCCGAGCGAACTCATCAGCTTTTCCGGAGTCAACACCACACAGCCACGCCTGCGCTCGTTTTCGGTAGTGACCGAACTGCCCGAGGCACTGACCCGTCTGCGGGAACTGGCCGACAACCTGTGGTGGGTCTGGAACAAGGACGCGCAAGCCCTGTTCCGCGACATCGACCCGGAACACTGGGATGCGTGCGAGTCCAATCCGGTACGCTTTCTGGACACCATGGACCGCGACCGTCTGAACGGTCTGACGTCCGACGATGCATTCATGGGCCGCTTTCATGACATCATCGCCCGCTTCGACGCCTACATGGCGCAAAAGGGCGACGCAGATGTTGAAGGCATCACCTGGGACAACCCGGTGGCCTATTTCTCCATGGAATTCGGCCTGCATGAAAGCATCCCCGTCTACTCCGGCGGTCTCGGCCTGCTCGCCGGGGACCACATCAAATCCGCCAGCGACCTGAACCTGCCCTTTGTGGGTGTCTCGCTGCTGTACAAGAACGGCTACTTCCACCAACGCATCAACGGCTACGGCGATCAGGTGGTGGAGTACCGGGAAAACGAGTTTGCGGGAATGCCCGTCACACCGCTGCACAACGTTGACGACGAGCGCATCCTCGTCACCGTGGACCTGCCCGGCAGGCAGGTCTTCGCCCAGATATGGGAAGTACGCGTGGGCCGCGCCTCGCTCTACCTGCTGGACACGGACGTGATGGAAAACTCCCGCCCGGACCGCGACATCGCCGCAAGGCTGTATGAGCCATCCTCCAAGGGACGCATCGAGCAGGAAATAATCCTCGGCATCGGCGGCGTTCGACTGCTTAACGCCCTTGAAATCGAACCGAGCATCTTCCACCTCAATGAAGGACACTCGGCCTTCATGCTGCTGGAACGCATCCGGCAACTCATGGTCATGGAGGGCATGGAATTCTCCGAAGCCAAGGAGGCAGTGCGCGGAGCCACGGTTTTCACCATGCACACGCCTGTCCCCGCCGGCAACGAGCGGTTTGAAAAGTCGCTGGTGGAGAATTATTTTCGCAACTACGCCGCCGGTATGGGCGTCCCGTGGGACAGCCTCTGGAACCTCGGGCACATGTACGCCGAGGAATCGGACCATCTGAACATGACCGTACTCGCCCTGCGCCTGTCCTGCCGCAGGAACGGTGTAAGCAGGCTGCACGGCGAGGTCTCGCGCAAAATGTGGATGGACCTCTGGCGTGGCTTCCTGCTGGGCGAGGTGCCCATCGGCCACGTGACCAACGGCGTCCACATGCCTTCCTGGGTGGATGAGGACATGCGCGGTGCCATCGAACGCAACTGCCATGTCGGCCTGCATGACGCACTGCGCCAGCATCAGGACTGGAACTGCCTCGATGCCGTTGAGGACCGCGAGCTGTGGGACATCCATTGCCGTCTCAAGGAACGACTCTACAACAAGATCCGCAGCTCCATCTCGAACCAGTGGGAGCGCGAAGGCGAAGCGCCGAACCGGCTCAGGCACTTCCTGCGCGAGCTGAATCCGGGACACCTGACCATCTGCTTCGCCCGCCGCTTCACCGCCTACAAGCGGCCAACGCTGATCCTGCACAACATGCAGACCATCAAGAGCATCCTGTGCAACCCGGACCGTCCCGTGAACCTGATCTTTGCAGGCAAGGCGCATCCGGCGGACACCGTGGGCGCAAGCTTCATCAACCTCATCGTCAGGCTCGCCAAGCAGGACGACTTCATGGGACGGCTCATCTTCCTCGAAGGCTACGATATCCGGCTGGCGCGCCTGCTCGTGTCCGGCTCCGACCTGTGGCTCAACACGCCCACAAGGCTCATGGAGGCCAGCGGCACCAGCGGCATGAAGGCCGCGGCCAACGGCGTTCCGAACTGTAGCGTACTGGACGGCTGGTGGGACGAGGCCTACAACGGCTCCAACGGCTGGGCCGTGGGTCAGGGCATCGTCTATGACACGCAGGTCAATCAGGACATCGTGGACGCGGATCACCTCTACTCCGTTCTGGAACACGAAGTGGTGCCCGAATTCTACGATCGCGACGAGCACGGCGTCCCCCACGCATGGGTATCCCGTATGCGAGCCGCCATGAAGACCTCTCTCGGGCAGTATGGAACCCACAGGATGGTCGAGGATTACATCGAAGAACTGTATAAGCCCGCTCTGGAACTCTCATCAAGACGCTCGCGTGACGGATACTCTCTGGCCCGCGAAGTGGGCGGCTGGCGAAAGCGCATTCCCGGCAGATTTGCCACGGCCTCGATCAAGGAGGTGCGGGTCACGGGCATCAGCGGCGACATCATTCGCTACGGCGAACCGCTGCACGTCACTGCGCAGGTGGACAAGGGGCAGCTGCACGACGAAGAGCTGCTGGCGGAACTGGTGGTGGCGGACGATTCCGGCAGTAAGCCGCTGGACGTGGCGCCCATGACCATCAAGCACTCCGAAGGCAACACGTTGACGTTCACCGCCGAATATTCACCCACAACGGTGGGACCGGTGCGATACGGCGTACGTATCCTGCCCGTGCATCCGGGCCTCGGCAGCAAGTACGAAACCCGCCTCATCCGCTGGAGCTGA
- a CDS encoding glycoside hydrolase family 57 protein codes for MTSICFYFQVHQPARLDQSFSFFDLGTGRPHRDERANREIMNKVADKCYIPSNRMMLDLIEQHRGKFRIAYSITGVALEQMQEFRPDVLDSFRRLADTGCVEFIGETYYHSLSFLFSRKEFRRQVKQHRDVIKDFFGMETRTFRNTELIYNNDLAREIERLGFSTILAEGADQVLGWRSPNFAYQPAGCYKLKTLLKNYRLSDDIAFRFSDRNWDQWPVSADTFARWVHATAGTGETINLFMDYETFGEHQWADTGIFEFFRALPDMLMKHGDFAFRTPAEASAISDPVAQLDVPYFTSWADLERDISAWLGNPMQDAAAELAYSLEEKVLACDDDEVIATWRELLTSDHFYYMCTKWFSDGDVHKYFNPYPTPHQAFITYMNVLNDIALTIERQTADKAA; via the coding sequence ATGACCTCGATATGCTTTTATTTTCAGGTGCACCAGCCCGCTCGGCTGGACCAGTCGTTTTCGTTCTTCGATCTGGGCACGGGCAGGCCCCATCGCGACGAACGGGCCAACCGGGAGATCATGAACAAGGTGGCGGACAAATGCTACATTCCCTCGAACCGGATGATGCTGGACCTCATCGAACAGCACCGGGGGAAATTCCGCATCGCCTACTCCATCACCGGCGTGGCGCTGGAACAGATGCAGGAATTCCGGCCCGACGTGCTGGACTCCTTCCGGCGACTGGCGGATACGGGCTGCGTGGAATTCATAGGAGAGACCTATTACCACTCGCTCTCCTTTCTTTTCTCCAGAAAGGAATTCCGCAGGCAGGTGAAGCAGCACCGGGATGTCATCAAGGATTTCTTCGGCATGGAGACCCGCACCTTCCGCAACACCGAACTGATCTACAACAATGATCTGGCTCGCGAGATTGAGCGTCTGGGCTTTTCCACCATCCTCGCCGAAGGGGCGGATCAGGTGCTCGGCTGGCGCTCTCCAAACTTCGCGTATCAGCCCGCCGGGTGCTACAAGCTCAAGACCCTGCTCAAGAACTACCGGCTCTCGGACGACATCGCGTTTCGTTTTTCGGACCGTAACTGGGACCAGTGGCCCGTGTCCGCGGACACCTTCGCGCGCTGGGTGCACGCCACGGCGGGAACCGGAGAGACCATCAACCTGTTCATGGACTACGAAACCTTCGGGGAGCACCAGTGGGCCGATACCGGCATCTTCGAGTTCTTCCGGGCCCTGCCGGACATGCTCATGAAGCACGGGGACTTCGCTTTCCGCACCCCTGCGGAGGCCTCGGCCATCAGTGACCCCGTGGCGCAGCTGGACGTGCCCTACTTCACCTCGTGGGCAGACCTCGAGCGCGACATCTCCGCATGGCTGGGCAACCCCATGCAGGATGCGGCCGCAGAGCTGGCCTATTCGCTTGAGGAGAAGGTGCTCGCCTGCGACGACGACGAAGTGATCGCCACATGGCGCGAGCTTCTGACCTCGGACCACTTTTATTACATGTGCACCAAGTGGTTTTCCGACGGCGACGTGCACAAGTACTTCAACCCGTATCCGACGCCGCATCAGGCGTTCATCACGTACATGAACGTCCTCAACGATATAGCCCTGACCATTGAAAGACAAACCGCCGACAAGGCCGCATAG